In Aureibaculum algae, the following are encoded in one genomic region:
- a CDS encoding glycoside hydrolase family protein translates to MNKIKNAFQKIYLASLFALISVGTSENFYAQNASLNTKKLILVDEHDGPVIDNTHMNVISTNNQSGFETGQVVKIDGVYHMFVNEMFYRPHRDLRIAYWSSNDAINWKRHATIVNSIPGRSPSNPKSEVWVTGVEFNNDENAWNIFYVAYRAGDKDKGEIEKSDYQGRVWRAKSVFKGVNGIAGPYADMNIVLQPDADSQPWEGQQAVATFNPYRVGDKWYAFYDGHNYIPKGPWPVGLATASKLSGPWKRMPEGINPVPIAEEFIENPQVTELKNGGLLAVFDSFGDQEIAYSISNDGYNWSKEARVKIQSNSNKWGDDGDHAMRTPLCAIEEDDGSFTIIYTSKITDANQKPFYAIGKCTLKWE, encoded by the coding sequence AACAAAATAAAAAATGCCTTCCAGAAAATTTACCTAGCTTCACTTTTTGCATTAATTTCTGTTGGAACTTCTGAAAATTTCTATGCACAAAATGCATCTCTTAACACCAAAAAATTAATTTTAGTAGATGAGCATGATGGACCTGTAATTGATAATACACACATGAATGTGATCTCAACGAATAATCAATCTGGATTTGAAACAGGCCAGGTTGTAAAGATAGATGGCGTATATCATATGTTTGTAAACGAAATGTTTTATCGGCCACACAGAGATTTACGCATTGCTTATTGGTCCAGCAACGATGCCATAAATTGGAAACGACATGCAACCATTGTCAATAGTATTCCAGGTAGATCGCCTTCAAATCCGAAATCAGAGGTTTGGGTAACTGGTGTTGAGTTTAACAATGACGAAAATGCATGGAATATTTTTTACGTAGCCTATCGGGCTGGCGATAAAGATAAAGGTGAAATAGAAAAAAGTGATTATCAGGGCCGAGTTTGGCGTGCAAAGTCCGTATTTAAAGGAGTTAATGGTATTGCTGGGCCTTACGCAGATATGAATATTGTATTGCAACCTGATGCTGATTCTCAGCCATGGGAAGGACAACAAGCAGTAGCCACTTTTAACCCGTATAGAGTAGGCGATAAATGGTACGCTTTTTATGATGGTCATAATTATATACCTAAAGGACCTTGGCCGGTTGGATTGGCCACAGCATCTAAGCTTAGTGGACCTTGGAAACGAATGCCAGAGGGAATTAATCCAGTACCTATTGCTGAAGAATTTATTGAAAATCCACAAGTAACGGAATTAAAAAATGGCGGACTTCTTGCTGTATTTGATTCTTTTGGAGATCAGGAAATTGCTTATAGTATTTCAAACGATGGATATAACTGGAGCAAAGAAGCTCGTGTTAAAATACAAAGTAATTCAAATAAATGGGGAGATGATGGTGATCACGCTATGCGAACTCCTCTTTGTGCCATTGAGGAAGATGATGGCAGCTTCACAATAATTTACACATCAAAAATCACTGACGCCAACCAAAAACCTTTTTATGCCATTGGAAAATGCACATTAAAATGGGAGTAA